A window of the Nitrosopumilus ureiphilus genome harbors these coding sequences:
- a CDS encoding elongator complex protein 3, which produces MSNLDPILSKACSEITQNILTINEPSKKQVKEEIIKICTKYALERIPRNYEILSMAKESDFNKLRKVLLRKPAKTASGVSVVALMPKPYACPHGRCTYCPGGIEYNSPNSYTGKEPSSLNAIENEFDPKLQITSKIKKLIAFGHDPSKMEVVIVGGTFLFMPKDYQENFIKSCYDALNGIDSNDLQEAKSNNEHAAIRNVGFTIETKPDYCKKEHVDLMLNYGITRIEIGVQSLQERVYEIVNRGHNYNDVIESFQISKDVGYKIVAHMMPGLPTMTPEGDIADFKKLFADSQLRPDMLKIYPSLVIENTPLYEEYKQEKYIPYSDEDMIKVLTEVKKNVPKWVRIMRIQREISPNEIIAGPKSGNLRQIVHQNLAKQGLSCKCIRCREAGLSNKKSDPNDVKLKRIDYDSSGGKETFLSYEDKNESIYGFLRLRKPSSKVHRDEVGKNSCIVREIHVYGKSLKLGEKEENEIQHSGLGKNLMREAEKISKEEFDAKKILVISAVGTREYYQKLGYSLYGPYMSKTLN; this is translated from the coding sequence ATGAGTAATCTAGACCCCATATTGTCAAAGGCATGTAGTGAAATTACTCAGAATATTCTAACAATTAACGAGCCAAGCAAAAAGCAAGTCAAAGAAGAAATTATAAAAATTTGCACAAAATATGCCCTAGAAAGAATTCCTAGAAATTATGAAATCCTATCAATGGCAAAAGAATCAGATTTTAACAAATTAAGAAAAGTATTGCTAAGAAAGCCAGCAAAGACAGCCTCAGGAGTGTCAGTTGTTGCATTAATGCCTAAGCCATATGCGTGTCCACATGGAAGATGCACATATTGTCCAGGTGGAATAGAATACAATTCTCCAAATAGTTACACAGGAAAAGAACCATCATCGCTTAATGCAATTGAAAATGAGTTTGATCCTAAATTACAAATCACTTCAAAAATTAAAAAATTAATTGCCTTCGGACATGATCCATCCAAAATGGAAGTAGTAATCGTTGGCGGAACCTTTCTTTTCATGCCAAAAGACTATCAAGAGAATTTTATCAAGTCATGTTATGACGCATTAAATGGAATTGATTCAAACGATTTGCAAGAGGCCAAGTCAAATAATGAACATGCTGCAATTAGAAATGTAGGATTTACAATTGAAACAAAACCAGATTATTGTAAAAAAGAACATGTTGATTTAATGCTAAACTACGGAATTACAAGAATAGAGATAGGTGTACAATCACTACAAGAACGAGTTTATGAAATAGTAAACAGAGGACACAATTACAATGACGTAATAGAATCATTTCAAATTTCAAAAGATGTAGGTTACAAAATTGTAGCACATATGATGCCAGGATTACCTACAATGACTCCAGAAGGAGATATTGCAGATTTCAAAAAACTGTTTGCAGATTCACAACTACGTCCTGACATGCTGAAAATTTATCCATCATTGGTTATTGAAAACACACCGTTGTATGAAGAATACAAACAAGAAAAATACATCCCATATTCAGATGAAGATATGATCAAAGTTTTAACAGAAGTAAAAAAGAATGTTCCAAAATGGGTCAGAATAATGAGAATACAAAGAGAGATTTCTCCAAATGAAATCATTGCAGGGCCAAAGTCTGGAAATCTGAGACAGATTGTTCACCAAAATTTAGCCAAACAAGGACTATCATGCAAGTGTATCAGATGTAGGGAAGCAGGACTATCAAACAAAAAATCAGATCCAAATGATGTGAAACTAAAAAGAATTGATTATGATTCCTCAGGAGGAAAGGAAACATTCCTGTCTTATGAGGACAAAAATGAGTCAATTTATGGATTTTTGAGATTAAGAAAGCCAAGCAGTAAGGTTCACAGAGATGAAGTAGGTAAAAACAGTTGTATCGTTAGAGAAATTCACGTCTATGGAAAATCACTGAAGCTTGGAGAAAAAGAAGAAAATGAAATTCAGCATTCAGGATTAGGGAAAAACCTGATGAGAGAAGCTGAGAAAATATCCAAAGAAGAGTTTGATGCAAAGAAAATTCTAGTAATCAGTGCAGTTGGTACAAGAGAATATTATCAAAAGTTAGGGTATTCGTTATATGGGCCATACATGTCCAAGACATTGAATTAG
- a CDS encoding cation:proton antiporter: MVETHLIETIIGIGILLFAAKLMAELFLRLKLPIVLGELLAGMIVGPFALGAFFVVDGKQLLQINDEIRILGEMGAIVILFMAGLEMTPKEFLKGGKASFTVGTLGVVVPFFAGLVIFQMFGFDALQSMLIATALTATSIAISIQVLSEFGKIKTPEARLIIGAAVVDDILAIAVLSVVSSIAGSDGGVDNIDISEIVITILQVLGFFAIMLVVAVVVIPKIITPRLWKAKGSVEGIATASFFGAAALAGSIGLSPIVGAFAVGMALSTTKVFEKVENYIGKIGLIFAPLFFAIIGAQVDLRAVDLNILMLSGIIIAVAIVTKLFGCGLPAMLFLKSKQQGMRVGIGMISRGEVGLIVAGVGVTAGILTSEVYSTIVIMVAVTTIITPIWLKMEYRKEQKSRSGNNEQSIE; the protein is encoded by the coding sequence ATGGTAGAGACGCACTTAATTGAGACAATTATCGGCATAGGAATTCTTCTTTTTGCAGCTAAACTAATGGCAGAACTCTTCCTTAGATTAAAACTTCCAATTGTTTTGGGAGAACTTTTGGCTGGAATGATAGTAGGACCGTTTGCATTGGGGGCATTTTTTGTTGTGGACGGAAAACAGTTGCTTCAGATCAACGATGAGATAAGAATACTTGGAGAAATGGGAGCGATTGTAATTTTGTTTATGGCAGGACTTGAGATGACGCCCAAAGAATTTCTCAAAGGAGGAAAAGCATCTTTTACTGTTGGGACACTTGGAGTAGTAGTTCCATTCTTTGCAGGTCTTGTAATTTTTCAAATGTTTGGATTTGATGCATTACAATCAATGCTTATTGCAACAGCACTAACTGCTACAAGTATTGCAATATCAATTCAAGTTCTAAGTGAATTTGGCAAAATAAAAACACCGGAAGCAAGACTCATCATAGGAGCAGCTGTAGTAGATGATATTTTAGCAATTGCAGTGTTATCAGTAGTTTCATCCATTGCAGGATCAGATGGAGGGGTAGATAACATAGACATTAGCGAAATTGTAATTACGATTTTACAAGTATTAGGATTCTTTGCAATTATGCTTGTAGTGGCAGTAGTTGTGATTCCAAAAATTATCACACCAAGACTATGGAAAGCAAAGGGAAGTGTTGAAGGAATTGCGACTGCGTCGTTTTTTGGTGCGGCAGCTCTAGCAGGCTCCATAGGACTATCACCGATTGTAGGAGCATTTGCAGTAGGAATGGCATTATCTACTACCAAAGTATTTGAAAAAGTAGAAAACTATATTGGAAAAATTGGATTAATTTTCGCACCTTTATTCTTTGCAATTATCGGTGCGCAGGTAGACCTAAGAGCAGTAGATTTGAACATTTTGATGCTAAGTGGAATAATTATTGCAGTTGCAATCGTGACAAAGTTATTTGGTTGTGGACTACCAGCAATGCTATTTTTGAAAAGTAAACAACAAGGAATGCGAGTTGGAATTGGAATGATTTCTAGAGGAGAGGTCGGATTGATAGTTGCAGGTGTAGGAGTAACGGCAGGAATTCTTACTTCTGAAGTATACTCCACAATTGTAATCATGGTAGCAGTTACAACCATTATCACACCAATATGGTTAAAAATGGAATACCGAAAAGAACAAAAAAGTAGGTCTGGAAATAATGAGCAAAGTATCGAGTAA